The Raoultibacter phocaeensis genome includes a window with the following:
- a CDS encoding DUF4405 domain-containing protein, giving the protein MDKKHMIIDVVALLIYLIVANPSLTGIGLHEWLGLGVLLVFFVHGIVHFDWVVEALRNVISGSWVRTGNVILDAFILVAFMVVTVSGICISGAVLPAFGLYADGYYFWDPLHSIAAKVLLALLLVHVVVHWKWLYNFIRKKSEAVRAENDNEGGTDG; this is encoded by the coding sequence GTGGATAAGAAACACATGATCATCGACGTTGTGGCGCTTCTTATATACTTGATAGTAGCTAATCCATCGCTTACTGGAATAGGGTTACACGAGTGGTTGGGTCTCGGAGTGCTGCTGGTTTTTTTCGTACACGGCATCGTGCATTTCGATTGGGTAGTCGAGGCGCTGCGAAACGTTATTTCTGGATCATGGGTGCGAACGGGTAACGTAATCCTTGACGCGTTCATCCTCGTCGCGTTCATGGTGGTTACGGTGTCGGGAATATGCATCTCAGGGGCCGTGCTGCCCGCGTTCGGGCTGTACGCGGACGGCTACTACTTCTGGGATCCGCTGCACTCGATAGCAGCCAAGGTACTGTTGGCGTTGCTGCTCGTGCACGTCGTCGTGCATTGGAAGTGGCTGTACAACTTCATTCGGAAGAAAAGCGAAGCCGTGCGAGCCGAAAACGACAACGAAGGGGGGACCGATGGCTGA